TTCCATCAGCAGAAAGCCATTCTGGACTCTCTGGATGAAACTTCATTCCCAACAACCCTACTTTTTCCTTACCAGAACGGATTCCTCCAAATAATTCATCGACAATATCTTCTGCTAAAGTTGGATTCAGACCGCTAAATAGTCGCAATGCATGACCTCGCAAGGCTGCTCTAAAAATATTTGTTCGAAATTCTGCTTTATTATTGAGAAGTTTTGATGCTCCACCCACTCCATGCAACTTGACTTGGTAGAGCACATTACCTGTAGTCTCGTTTGCGAGTCCATAACCCGTGCTGACCCTACATCCTATCCCAGAACCCAAAGCTCTTTCCCAAATCTCCCAAATTTCATTCCAGTTTGTTTCGGGTAATAGACTAGAAATACCGAATTTGAGAGTTGGTTGATACAAAGAAATTAAAGTAAAAGCGCTTTCACCTTCTGGTTTTTTAGTGGTGTCTGTCACTTTCATCTGCCATTTCCATTGAGGATGTACAATATCTACTAATTGCTTTGTCCAGTCATTTATGGGATATCCACCATGAAAACGCAGTAAACTAGGTCGATCGCTATTTTTAGTAAGTCCGTAGCGCTGCTTTTGTTCCTCCGTACAAGCTTGACAAAAAGCTCCCTTCATGCTGCTACCGGGATAAAATGGCAAACCAAAGACACCAATGACCGGACGAATAACGTCATCATCTTGACCGCCGTTAGTGACAAATCGCCAAGATATTGTATATTCTTCAGCTTGAAAATGAGTGCCATCTTTAGGATAATTCTTAAATGAGAAACTCAAGGGATTTTCTGTTTCTGATTGAGATTCTAACCACTGATTTACCCAACGCACGGAATATTGGTCTACTCGATCGACCTGTTCTTGTTGAGCAATTTCGTGGAGGTGTTGGCTTTTGTAAATTCGATGCAGTTGACAGCGACCTTCTACTTGCGATCGAAACATAAGAGGAACATCATTTTTATCGGGCATAATTTTATCTGTTCTGATTTTTTAGATGTAGGTAGGGATTATTTGGCATCGTTTTTATATCGTTGCGTCCACCACACCATGCAATCGCAAAGTTGAGTTAAAACCGCTAGTGCGATTTGCTGGTCTTCACGCGGTAACTTCCATAATTCATCTGCCATTGCTGCAACGTTATTATGTTTAGGTAACTTCACCTCTGCTTTTTCCAAAGTTTCGACTAAAACATCCCAAGTCGCTTTCCAATATTTAGCTAAAGCTGGTGAGTCTTCGTGGCGTTTTGCTTCACCCCAAAACCGTTCCAACCCATAGGCGACTGTTGCACGCATTTTGTAGGCTTCTTTGAAAGCTTGTTTGCTAGGTTCCCTAATGTTCTTATCTCCATTAAGAGCATCTTTAACGAGTTTTCTCGCTTTTTCATCTAGAGCATAAGCTTGCCAAGGCATAATTTTTTACTCCCTGAATGTTAGTGTAACGTAACAACGACCAAACCCTATTGATTCCAAACCACCAAAGTAAAGTTCTTGAGATGTTCGATCGCCAAATGGTTTCCAACCTGTTTCCTTAAGAGCAATAGGAAATATCAAAATACTTCCTTCAGGTAAAGCTTCAACCCCAAAGAAGTTTTCAACTTTCTTGACATCATCCTCTAACTTAGTACGAGTTTGACGGTATAGTGCCATGTCATGGATAATACCGATTTCGCTGTCATCTACCACAACTAAATGACTGAGTTCATGCCCATCGGGAACCCATTCCGATAAACTGGGAGTTGGGGTTAAGTCATCCAAAAAGCCTAAATTGAAGAAAAGAAATTTGCGATCGCTTCTGAGTTTTGCATTTCCCGCTTTGGGTAGTGGTGCAAGTTTTGTTTCGCCTCGGTCATCTGTAACAGTTGGTTTTCCGGTAATTTGTTGATAGCGCTTGAGCAACCAAGGACAAGTCACCCAAACAATGGGTTGACCGGGACAGAATACAGGAAGCCATACTAAAGAAGCATATTCAAATTTAACTAAAGCCTCGGTTGTTCCACTATCTTCTCCACTTGTAACAGTTCTATCTGTAACTGCTTCATGTCCGTACCATTTTCTTTCCTTCTCCTTTTTCTTTTCTGTATTGTTATCCTTTTCCTGCGATCGCATATCGGCGCGAAACCTACCTCGAATCGAACTCCCTGGGATGATTCCCGTCTGAGTAAACTGGTCGCGGAAAATCAAGTTTAAGTTACCTGTTTCTTCTCCCGCACTTGCTCCGATATGCAAAGGTGCTAGGGTTTCAATAATGCCATAAGCCTTGTGGTACATTTATGTTTCTCCAAATGAATTTTTGAGTTTACTCCCTTCGGTGCTCTTAAATTACCGATTCCTTCTCACTTTTTTCTCTGTGTCCTCTGCGCCTCTGTGGTTCATTAAATTAGGTAATATAGCTGGCGGTTCGGGAGTAGTCAGATCAAATCCGGCAGCATCTGAATGATTAAAAAAACCGCAGAGACGCAGAGGGCGCAGAGGGAAGAAAGGAGAAATAATTCCGATACAAACGGATTTGATGTCACACCGAACAAGCATTTGGTAAAGGGAGCGCTAACCCGCATCCCCAACGTTTGAAGGAGGGACCCTCTTTTGGGAACCATTTCTCATCCCAATATTGCCAAGATTTATCTGTCAGTCCTTCAAGTTCTTCCACAACGTAAACGGTACCCGCAGGAATTGCATAACGTCCGCGAGAGAGGAGTTTTGGCAGTTTTTGGTGTTGTTCGCTTTGAGGTTGGCGCTCGTGATGATTTCCCAAGCGGTAACGAAAGGGTATGGGACGTTCTGTTAATAAAGCTTCTACTGTCCAAACTTTTTGCGCGTTGCTTTCTGGGTTTTCTTGTGGGTATTTTTTAGAATCGCCTTTTTGCAGAAACATGGGTTCTCGGTATGACAGACGATTGGAACCCCAAACTGCAGGTGTAATTAGGGCAAAACTCTTTCCAACTTCGGCATTCAATATCTCTGCAAGAAATGGTGAAATCTTTTCACAACGCACATCCACCATGTGTCCCTCACCACCGAAGCGATACCAACCAGGCTTCAGTTTCGTGTTGGAAAGATAAACCAAGCAAGTACCGGGTTCCATCTGGACGGAGTTTTCGAGAAATAAGCTACCCTCCGGTGCTTCTTGACTATCTTTCTTCATAATGACACGTCGTTCATTGAGTTCTAGGCGAGGGTGTAAATGGGGTAAAAACTTCCAAGGTGCTTTTTTGACTTCGTTCGGGTTATCCCATTGAGCGATCGCTAGCCAAGTATTACTTTCATATTTATCATTGGGAGCTTGGTCTTTTTCATCACGCCATAGATTATTTTTCCAGGTGAGTATGTGCTTAATTTCGCCATCTTTAATCAAATAATTACGTGGAGTGGGTACATAAAAGTTTTGTGTTTGCGGCGTTAACTCATCTGCTTGTCCCCAAAATGGTCCAGCTAGCAATAAATCCTGGATGTCTGTATCATTGTAAGTAGCTGCAAATAAACCCGACAAAGTCGCTGCACTGGGAGGAAAATAACTACCGGAGCGTCCTACTAAATTTTCTGGTGACAAAAATTTTCCCGCACTTCCGTAAAGTAAACCCAGAGGTTCAATGATGATAACATATTCAAATGGAGGGCGAGGAGAAACTGGTGATTTTGCAGAGGTGTTTTCCGAGGTTTCTATTGGTAACATAGGTGAAATCCCACTTTGGCAAGATTGATAATCCAGTCGTTGAGCGATTTGTTGAGTTTAGTCTCATCTATTTCTTGAGTGTTCTTTTTGTAGTAATTCTGGCGATCGCCTAAAATTCCTCCGACGAGTCTTCCTTCTTCATCATTATGGTTCCACCAGTTTTTTTCTTGTTTTATCGTCTCCGACTGGTTGCGAAAATATATCTCTAACAAGCCAAAAGCAATATGTCTACTTTCGTCGTTAAAAGCATGACGCGATTCTAAAACAGCGACATCATTATATATATGCGTCCAATTTTTTCCTTTGTCGCGATCTTGGTAACTCGTAAGTAAATCCTGTTCCAACAGCCACCAAGGACATATCCATTCTAAGTGATTGCCGTTGTTAAACAAAACGCGGAATGCTATTCTATCTCTGCCATTGCTTTTTGCTGATTTCTCTGCTAAGCGACAGTGTTGGAGGACATCCCGTTGAGGAACACCAGGAGCCGCCCAGATAAAACCGACACTTGCGGAAATAGGCTTTTTCTCTGGCTGATCCCAAATCTCTGTTTTGAATTTCGAGAACTGATTAATACAGTAGTTGGGTTTTAATTCTCGTCCTTCTTTGGCATCATGAAAAACACCTAAGAAATCATCTCCTCCTGCATAAATGACCCGACAAAACAGAGGTGATTTTTGTTGAAAGTTTTTCCCCCATTCTCGCATCTTCTGACTAAATTCATGTGTTTTATCGGGATATTGTCTTAGGTAATCACCTGCTTTATCGCCATCTCCCTGAAACCAACCAGTCCAATATTTCTTTTGTGGTGTTTGGTTGTCAGTTCCGTTTTTATCATTTTGTCGGCTTAAGTCTTTGAAAGACTTAGGGCTAAGCTCTTGAGATAGTTTTCTGATTTGCGTCTTCAGTTCTTCAATATTTACACCATTATCCTTTAAAGATGGCTCAAGTCGTTGAATCAATTTTTCTGCAATGACTTCATGGGTAATCATTCGCTTGATTAATTCGGGGACGCTCAGTTCTTCACTGGTGTCAATAAATGCTTCTCCTAGTTGCTTTTGGAGTTGTTCGTAAAAATTCCTGATTTCTGTTTTTTCTTGTTGGTAATTGTATGCACGAGGATCGCAAATTTTGCCGAGTCCGGGGTAGGCGATCGCATCTGCACCAGAGAGGGTGGAACTTTCACCTTGCCAATTTATCCCAGTCCAACCGCGCCAATATTTTTTATCATTTAAGCTTTGGCGAACATCGCTGATACTTTCACCAGGTTTTCCTTGAACCCAAAAAAATTCCCATGAATGTTTTGTCCAGAGTCCCCAAATTCTTCGCCAGGATTGATACTCTCCTGGAATCTTTTGTTCAATCCATTCTCGACAGCTTTCTGTTACACATTGCCAAGCTGTATTCAAGGCTGCTTTGGCATCTTCTTTTTGAAAGTCTCCTTCTACAATAATTTGATTGGGTGTTCCCTGGGCTACATCGATAAGAGCTGGAGAAACAACTTTATAACCATTGCTCTTAGCTGTTGCACAAATAACCCAAGATAAATAAGAAAGCAGAAACGAACTCCCATACAAATCTCGCAATTTCCGCGATTTCTCGATAAATCCCTGCACAGGAGAAAAAGTTATGACTGTGTAAATTTTGCTAGTCATATGCAATGAAAAAGAGATCCCTTTTCCTTACTGAATTTTTTAGGACGGTAAAATTTATGATACTGACTTATAGAGTATGCAAATCTTCTTTGCATCTCAAAGCACCCCATAGCAAGCATCAACTTAAAAAGTAAGATAGAGAACCATCCTTACAGTAGTTCTTTAAATTACATAAAGATGCTATCTAAAGAATTTTTTCAGCTTTAACGATGAAGCCCTTAACATTTCGTCAAATGTATCAGCACTTCAGCGAGTGCTTTTACCATTGGACGGGTTGATAAATCTTGTCCTCGTTCTAAGCGATGTACGCTACCTGTGAGTAAAGGTGCTGTTTCTAGCAAGTTGTTGGTGTTGAGCTTCCATTCTTCGGTGAGAAACACTTCATCCTGAGTCGCGTCTAAAATACTGTGAATCTTTGCAACGATTTTGAGATTCGATTTTTGACAAAATTCTTCCCACTCTGCAAACTTGCTAGTATCGTTTGCAAGAATAACTGCATGGGTTGCTGGTTCCACAATTGTCTCGTTTTCTGTGGTGATTCTCCCGCCAATATCAACAATATTAATTAATTGGTTAGCACTCCTGACCCATTGTGCAGCCTGTTTTGCAAATTCTGGGGTAAGTTCAGATTTCAGGCGAGGTTTGCTATCGTTGGCTAATCCCTGATTCTGTTGGTAAGTTTTGTGATACCAAGAGCCTTCCCCATCGGGACAAGCGGTGATTACATAGGGATAAGGTGCGTTCAAAGTCCCTAAAATCGCCTGTTTTAAACCTTCCCGCAAACAGGATTTTCCAGAATGTGGGGGACCGCACAAGACGACTTTGAGAATATTGCGCTCTTGTTGCTTTTCTTCTGTTGCAATCACATCGCCGACTTTGTGGGATATTCCATGAGCAACCGTAACTATGTAGTTTTTATATCTCATTGAGCCAGTGGATGTACTAATTTTATTACCCAATTTGGGGTCAAGAACGGCGACGACTTCGTACAAATGAGCAAGTTTATGGGAAATTACATAACCTACCGCAACAGATTGCGCCCCGTCAATGAGAAGCCGATGTCCTCCAGCAATTTCTCCAGAATCAATCATTTGGTTTAATAATTCTAGGGTATCTTTGACAATGCGATCGCCCTGGGCTGGTAAAGTGCGATTAAACCCGACTCGCAATACCTCGCCTTCTAGTTGAATTTGATAGCTATACATATCCGTGTTTTTTTGCAACAGCTTTACTATCGCATGGAGATGGAATACGCATTTTCCACTAATGTAGGACGGGTGAGGACGCCTATCGAATGGCACGCTCGAAGTGCGACGCATTAGAACGAGTTGTCAAGCAATTAGAAGCTTTTTCGGATATCTCCGGATAAATGCTGAGAGTTTAAGTAATATCTTATAGTCTCAGCCCAAATAGTACTGCTGTCACATCAAAAGGCTATGCGAAACAACTTTGCTCAAACAGCCAAAATATTTTTTAACCCTGAAACTCTCATTCCTTTCTTTATCGGCAGTATTTTTCTATCCGTTTTGGGTAATGCTATCACCCAAATATTGGGGAATTTATTTGGCAATACCACGACAGCTGCCTTGGGGATTATTCTAGGATCTATATTGGTTCTAATCTTCTCAGTGTGGTTGGTAACGAAATCATTAACCAAAGTGCGATCGCCCCAAATCGATTTAGGCAAGTTACCTCCCATAAAACATAAAGGACTTATGTTGTTAGTTAGCCGAGAAGAACCTTGTCGAAAAGCAATAGAATATCATCTCCCAGAATTAGAAGGTTGTTGGTTTATTTGTTCTTCTCAAACTCTTGATTTAGCAAAAAAGTTAACACAGGATTTTCCCAAGCTCAAGGTTCCAGAACCAATAGTTATCAACGATATTTACGATCCTCTAGAGTTTTATCAAGAAGTCAGAAAAATCTACAAATATCTACCCCAGGGATGGATAGTAGAGGATGTAATCGCAGATTTTACAGGAATGACTGCCCAGGCTAGTGTAGGAATGGTAATTGCTTCTTTGTTTGAAAAAAGTTCATTACAATACACGCCAGCCGAGTTAAAAGATAGAAAGCCCACAGGATGTTCTCTAAACCCGATTGAAATTACTTTTAAGGAACAGTTCCGCAAACAAACTAATTAGTTAAATTCTTTCCCAAGTCCATTTTAATCTTTGAGAGGTTTAAGTTTTCTTCGTGCTTTCCTCTACCCAATTGAGTGACTTCATTACTAGGTGTTTCTTGAGTTTCTTCCTCATGCTTTTGTTTAGATTTATCATTAGTTTTTTCTTCTAGACGCATATCCGCACGAAATCGACCGCGAATAGAACTACCGGGAATAATCCCCGTCTGGGTAAACTAGTCGCGAAAAATCAGGTTTAAGTTACCTCTAAACTTTTATCTCGGTTTTTAAACTCATCTAACAACTTATAGAAATTATCAAAACCCTCTTTCTCATGATGGCAATACAGCATGATTATCTTCGCCCAAGAGTTAGAAGTCCGTAAATGATGCTTTCTTTCGACAAATTCATGAAAATGCTCACAAAAATCAGCATCCTCATCAGTCAGTTCAATACCTAATTCTCTTCTAGCAGTTTTATAACCCACTAAAAAATCAAACAGGACAGTGACAGAAGCTTTACCAATATACATCCCAGGTCTAACTCTAATTTTTTCCAAAATTTTATATAGTCCACCACTCATATCAATTTTCTATCCAATAGTTTCAACTCTATCGCACTACAAAAATTCTAAATATTTAATATCAAATTGTTCGCTTTGACAGTGGAAATCATTTACCAAATCATCTTTTATCATTCCTGTTGTTGAGAGATGATCAAAGACTTTACCTCGCACTTCCACGCCGTAGTGTTTCCCATTAATTGTAACTGAATCATAATTGGCAACCTGACAAACAGGTGAAAAAGTTAGTTAAGCCAGTGAAGGATAATGTCCAGTTTGATTGGATATCTCACGGAAGCGGTTTCGAGGGTGTGGACTATTGGTGGGGAAGCACCCCAACCACCGCCAAAGTATTATGTTATCTATGTTTGAGGGTTCTTTGAGGGTCACTTTCAGATGTTCATCGACACCACTCGCTGAATTGCTGAAACCCTATATTTTTCGTTGAGTGGTGTCGATTGCTTACTAGACAAAGGTTTGAGCTATGTGTTTTGCTAAATTTTTGGGAGGATATACTATAATTCCATCAGTGGTGTCGATTTGGGGGCTGGAACCTTTACTGGGTAAGGTCTCCTAGACGAACTCCCCACCGATTGGGTCAATTCGGATTAGTTGGAAACTCTTAGCTGTACATTCTTGTTGCGGCAAGCCGTGCAAGCTCAACCCCACCGATTGGGTCAATTCGGATTAGTTGGAAACGATATTCTACTACTTCTTCACGAGCTTTTTGCTCTGTTACTTTACCTATAAATTTGCACAGGGTAGAAGGATAAATTTGCACAACTATGTTACTTAAAGGATAAAGTGGCCGTTCTTAAAGCATAAAGTGGCCGCAGCTGTTGCTTAAAACAAAAAGTGGCTGTGACTTAAAGGAATTTTTTGCCGCAGTGGCATGCTTTTACTTTAATTTGAGGGAGGCAACTTTATACTTTAACGAGTTTCCTCTAAGTCTGTAGAATGAAAAGGCTGCAACTCTTATGAAATTCATCATTCTAAGCCTATTTACTTGGGGAAGTGTTAAGAGACTTTCGGCAAACTTTTACCTTGGATTTGAACTCATGGCAAGATTACAGTTGAAACTGGAGTATAATGGTAGCGATCGCTATCTTATAAAGTACCTTTGTTTAAACTAAAATTCTGCCAGTAGTTCAAATGCAAAGCAAAAACTTGCCGTTTATCCTTATACACTTAGAGAGCGTTAATATATTTGACCTAACCAAATTGTAGGAGAATGGCTCTGTTTTTACCCTAGAGACTAACAAGCAACTATTTAAAGTATAAAGTTGCCGGACTTAAATTAAAGTAAAAGCATGCCATTGCGGCAAAAAATTCCTTTAAGTCACAGTGGCAGTTTTAAAACCAAAAAGTGGCAGCAGTCAAAAACCTATAGTGTTCGTGTATTTGAGAGATTTTAATGCGATCGCTTGCAAATCATGTATAACGGGAAAATAAGCGTTCTAGCTCCCCTGGCTCTGCCACTTTATACTTTAAAAACTGCCACTTTATCTTTTAAGTAACACCTTGGGTTGATATTCAGCCAGTAAATTGGCATAAATTTCTGGATTAATAGTAAGGGTCGGTTTGCTCATGCTTTATATAGGCTTTGTTGAAACGAACGAATCTAAATGAGCAAGTGCTTCCCTAGCTATCTCCGTCACATAATAACTTTCATCATCCATTGCCTTTTCCCAAACCTCACGCAATCTAGGACGATTTAGTTCTTTGAGCGAATCTACTGTAGGAATTCTCACGTAAACGTCCTCATCTTGAAGTAATATTATTAATGCATCCACAGATGACTCAGTATCGTAGTGCTTCAGTTGCCTTGCAACTTCTTGTCTGGGTCGTCTCGAACGTTTTTCGCGGTACACTTCATCGACTAAACAATTAAGTATTTCAGAACTTCGATACTCAGCCAGCGCTAATAAAGCGTCTGCACGAACTTCTTCGGTGGAATCAACTCTTGCTACATTAATGAGGTATGGTACAGCACGGCGATCGCGAATTTCTCCTAAGTTACAAGCCGCAGTACCACGTACTTCAGGGTCTGCATCTGATAAAAAATGTTGGATAATATCTAGGGCATTACTTGGCTTAAGTGTACCTATTTTGTCCAACGCATTCTCGCGTATCTCTGGATCTGAGTTTTTTAGCTTTTGCACAATAGCTGACAACTCTTCTGACATAAGGACAATTTCAACTACTCCCCATCTCAAAAATTCCTTATTTGAATTAACCGCAAAGACAACAAGGTCACCAATTGCTTCGTACAGTTTTGCAACGGCTGGGTCGTCTGGACGATCTGTCAGACTAGGCACCTCCTGCGAAAAAAGTTGG
This genomic interval from Scytonema hofmannii PCC 7110 contains the following:
- a CDS encoding type III-B CRISPR module-associated Cmr3 family protein, yielding MLPIETSENTSAKSPVSPRPPFEYVIIIEPLGLLYGSAGKFLSPENLVGRSGSYFPPSAATLSGLFAATYNDTDIQDLLLAGPFWGQADELTPQTQNFYVPTPRNYLIKDGEIKHILTWKNNLWRDEKDQAPNDKYESNTWLAIAQWDNPNEVKKAPWKFLPHLHPRLELNERRVIMKKDSQEAPEGSLFLENSVQMEPGTCLVYLSNTKLKPGWYRFGGEGHMVDVRCEKISPFLAEILNAEVGKSFALITPAVWGSNRLSYREPMFLQKGDSKKYPQENPESNAQKVWTVEALLTERPIPFRYRLGNHHERQPQSEQHQKLPKLLSRGRYAIPAGTVYVVEELEGLTDKSWQYWDEKWFPKEGPSFKRWGCGLALPLPNACSV
- a CDS encoding papain fold toxin domain-containing protein is translated as MNGKHYGVEVRGKVFDHLSTTGMIKDDLVNDFHCQSEQFDIKYLEFL
- a CDS encoding RAMP superfamily CRISPR-associated protein, with translation MYHKAYGIIETLAPLHIGASAGEETGNLNLIFRDQFTQTGIIPGSSIRGRFRADMRSQEKDNNTEKKKEKERKWYGHEAVTDRTVTSGEDSGTTEALVKFEYASLVWLPVFCPGQPIVWVTCPWLLKRYQQITGKPTVTDDRGETKLAPLPKAGNAKLRSDRKFLFFNLGFLDDLTPTPSLSEWVPDGHELSHLVVVDDSEIGIIHDMALYRQTRTKLEDDVKKVENFFGVEALPEGSILIFPIALKETGWKPFGDRTSQELYFGGLESIGFGRCYVTLTFRE
- a CDS encoding HEAT repeat domain-containing protein, which codes for MPSLTDRPDDPAVAKLYEAIGDLVVFAVNSNKEFLRWGVVEIVLMSEELSAIVQKLKNSDPEIRENALDKIGTLKPSNALDIIQHFLSDADPEVRGTAACNLGEIRDRRAVPYLINVARVDSTEEVRADALLALAEYRSSEILNCLVDEVYREKRSRRPRQEVARQLKHYDTESSVDALIILLQDEDVYVRIPTVDSLKELNRPRLREVWEKAMDDESYYVTEIAREALAHLDSFVSTKPI
- a CDS encoding type III-B CRISPR-associated protein Cas10/Cmr2, translated to MTSKIYTVITFSPVQGFIEKSRKLRDLYGSSFLLSYLSWVICATAKSNGYKVVSPALIDVAQGTPNQIIVEGDFQKEDAKAALNTAWQCVTESCREWIEQKIPGEYQSWRRIWGLWTKHSWEFFWVQGKPGESISDVRQSLNDKKYWRGWTGINWQGESSTLSGADAIAYPGLGKICDPRAYNYQQEKTEIRNFYEQLQKQLGEAFIDTSEELSVPELIKRMITHEVIAEKLIQRLEPSLKDNGVNIEELKTQIRKLSQELSPKSFKDLSRQNDKNGTDNQTPQKKYWTGWFQGDGDKAGDYLRQYPDKTHEFSQKMREWGKNFQQKSPLFCRVIYAGGDDFLGVFHDAKEGRELKPNYCINQFSKFKTEIWDQPEKKPISASVGFIWAAPGVPQRDVLQHCRLAEKSAKSNGRDRIAFRVLFNNGNHLEWICPWWLLEQDLLTSYQDRDKGKNWTHIYNDVAVLESRHAFNDESRHIAFGLLEIYFRNQSETIKQEKNWWNHNDEEGRLVGGILGDRQNYYKKNTQEIDETKLNKSLNDWIINLAKVGFHLCYQ